A genomic window from Mesorhizobium sp. 131-2-1 includes:
- a CDS encoding KamA family radical SAM protein, whose protein sequence is MNSDLDMPDAGISDASTADERAADAVWQDDVRAGVRHVRDLNSLPLSPAERAAAQQAAAHHKVRAPKPYLDLIDWNDPHDPIRAQVIPSPAELVATEGELDDPIGDHDFSPVPRLTHRHADRVLLFPTYQCAVYCRFCFRKESLTSIGRGYTREALEPALAYIAGHREIREVILTGGDPLSLPDKALGEIRAGVEAIPHVRLLRIHTRVPVALPSRVTAGLVKALQGRLMVTVVTHFNHAREITDATEGACRTLRQAGFVLLNQSVLLKGVNDTVEALEELCRELMYRLGVKPYYLHHGDLARGMAHRRTTIAEGQALVSALRQRLSGICNPTYVIDLPEGGGKVPLASCAIEGRDGETWRIRGQDGEVRAYKEVVGAR, encoded by the coding sequence ATGAATTCAGACCTCGATATGCCGGACGCCGGCATTTCCGACGCCAGCACGGCCGATGAGCGCGCCGCCGATGCCGTCTGGCAGGACGATGTGCGCGCCGGCGTGCGCCATGTCCGCGACCTGAATTCGCTGCCGTTGTCGCCCGCTGAGCGCGCGGCGGCGCAGCAGGCGGCGGCGCACCACAAGGTGCGCGCCCCCAAACCCTATCTCGACCTGATCGACTGGAACGACCCGCACGATCCGATCCGGGCGCAGGTGATCCCGTCGCCGGCAGAGCTGGTGGCGACGGAAGGCGAGCTCGACGACCCGATCGGCGATCATGATTTCAGTCCCGTTCCGAGGCTGACGCACCGCCACGCCGACCGGGTGCTTTTGTTCCCGACCTATCAATGCGCGGTCTATTGCCGTTTCTGCTTCCGCAAGGAGTCGCTGACCTCGATCGGCCGCGGCTATACGCGCGAGGCGCTTGAGCCTGCCTTGGCCTACATCGCCGGCCATCGCGAAATCCGTGAGGTGATCCTGACCGGTGGCGACCCGCTCTCGCTGCCCGACAAGGCGCTCGGCGAAATCCGCGCCGGCGTCGAGGCGATCCCGCATGTGCGGCTGTTGCGCATCCACACCCGCGTTCCCGTAGCGCTGCCCTCGCGCGTCACCGCCGGACTGGTTAAGGCTCTCCAAGGCCGGCTGATGGTCACCGTCGTCACCCACTTCAACCACGCGCGGGAGATCACCGACGCTACCGAAGGTGCCTGCCGCACCTTGAGGCAGGCGGGCTTCGTGCTGCTCAACCAGAGCGTTCTCTTGAAGGGCGTCAACGATACGGTCGAGGCGCTGGAGGAGCTCTGCCGCGAGCTGATGTACCGGCTGGGCGTCAAACCCTACTACCTCCACCACGGCGACCTCGCGCGCGGCATGGCGCATCGCCGCACGACCATCGCCGAGGGCCAGGCGCTGGTGAGCGCGCTGCGCCAGCGGCTGTCGGGCATCTGCAATCCCACCTATGTCATCGACCTGCCCGAAGGCGGCGGCAAGGTGCCGCTGGCGTCGTGCGCGATCGAGGGGCGGGATGGCGAGACCTGGCGCATCCGCGGGCAGGACGGTGAGGTGAGGGCGTATAAGGAGGTGGTGGGCGCCCGTTGA
- a CDS encoding alpha-hydroxy acid oxidase: MTGMTCIEDLRQAARRRVPKAFFDYVEAGAYSEQTLRANRADLERLSFRQRVLVDVAQRDTATIILGEKAALPIALAPIGIGGMQWADGEILACRAAQAAGVPYTLGTMSICSIEDVAEAVEKPFWFQLYVMKDRGFVRSLVERAIAARCSALVLTVDLQVLGQRHIDVKNGLAVPPALKLRNILDMASRPGWAWRMLSAKRWTFGNLAGHVKGEQGVKELADWVSHQFDATLNWSDVEWIRSIWPGKLIIKGILDTDDARMASKAGASAIVVSNHGGRQLDGAPSTISKLPRIVEAVGAETEVLFDGGVRSGQDVMRALALGARGCLVGRAYIYGLGAGGEAGVATAIEILRKELSVTMALTGTRSVEEIDRRVLD, from the coding sequence CTGACCGGCATGACCTGCATCGAGGATCTCAGGCAGGCCGCCCGCCGCCGCGTGCCAAAGGCCTTCTTCGACTATGTCGAGGCCGGCGCCTATTCCGAGCAGACCTTGCGCGCCAATCGCGCCGATCTCGAGCGCCTCAGCTTCCGCCAGCGCGTGCTGGTCGACGTCGCGCAACGCGATACGGCGACCATCATCCTCGGCGAGAAGGCCGCGCTGCCGATCGCGCTGGCGCCGATCGGCATTGGCGGCATGCAGTGGGCCGATGGCGAGATCCTCGCCTGTCGCGCCGCGCAGGCCGCCGGCGTGCCCTATACGCTGGGCACGATGTCGATCTGCTCGATCGAGGACGTCGCCGAGGCGGTCGAAAAACCGTTCTGGTTCCAGCTCTATGTGATGAAGGACCGCGGCTTCGTGCGCTCGCTGGTCGAGCGCGCCATTGCCGCCCGCTGCAGCGCGCTGGTGCTCACCGTCGACCTGCAGGTGCTGGGCCAGCGCCATATCGACGTCAAGAACGGGCTCGCGGTGCCGCCGGCGCTGAAATTGAGAAATATCCTCGACATGGCGTCAAGGCCGGGCTGGGCCTGGCGCATGCTCAGCGCCAAACGCTGGACCTTCGGCAACCTCGCCGGCCACGTGAAGGGCGAGCAAGGCGTGAAGGAGCTGGCGGACTGGGTGTCGCACCAGTTCGACGCGACGCTCAACTGGAGCGATGTCGAGTGGATCCGGAGCATCTGGCCGGGCAAGCTCATCATCAAGGGCATTCTCGACACGGACGACGCGCGGATGGCCAGCAAAGCCGGCGCCAGCGCCATCGTGGTGTCCAACCATGGCGGAAGGCAGCTCGACGGCGCGCCGTCGACGATCTCCAAACTGCCGCGGATCGTCGAGGCGGTCGGCGCCGAAACTGAGGTGCTGTTCGATGGCGGCGTGCGCTCCGGCCAGGATGTGATGCGCGCGCTGGCGCTGGGCGCCCGTGGCTGCCTGGTCGGGCGGGCCTATATCTACGGGCTCGGCGCCGGCGGCGAAGCGGGCGTCGCAACAGCCATCGAGATCCTGCGCAAGGAGCTGTCCGTCACCATGGCGCTGACCGGCACCAGAAGCGTCGAGGAAATCGACCGGCGGGTGTTGGATTAG
- a CDS encoding TetR/AcrR family transcriptional regulator: MPRSSDQTRPVILQAAYKLFRRRGFFRVGMDEIATAAGVTKKTLYYHFDSKDALLTAVLASQHERAFAEFQTYGIDLSGGAEQLIDKLFAGLARWSAKPRWAGSGFTRLAIELADLSGHPARSMAREHKALMERHLATLLAEAQVPSPAERARELFLLVEGAMVMILVHGDRNYCTAAAAAAKRLISLASSPP; the protein is encoded by the coding sequence GTGCCCCGATCGTCCGACCAGACCAGGCCAGTGATATTGCAGGCGGCCTACAAGCTGTTTCGCCGCCGCGGCTTCTTCCGCGTCGGCATGGATGAGATCGCGACCGCCGCCGGCGTCACCAAGAAGACGCTCTACTACCATTTCGACAGCAAGGACGCGCTGCTGACGGCGGTGCTCGCCTCGCAGCACGAGCGCGCCTTCGCCGAGTTCCAGACCTACGGCATCGACCTCTCGGGCGGCGCCGAGCAGCTGATCGACAAGCTGTTCGCTGGGCTGGCCAGATGGTCGGCAAAACCGCGCTGGGCGGGATCGGGCTTCACCCGGTTGGCGATCGAGCTCGCAGACCTCTCCGGCCATCCCGCCCGCTCGATGGCGCGCGAGCACAAGGCGCTGATGGAACGGCATCTGGCGACCCTGCTGGCCGAGGCGCAAGTGCCGTCGCCGGCCGAGCGGGCGCGCGAGCTGTTCCTGCTGGTCGAGGGCGCCATGGTGATGATCCTCGTCCACGGCGACCGCAACTACTGCACCGCCGCGGCGGCGGCCGCGAAGCGGCTGATCAGCCTGGCTTCCTCGCCCCCGTGA
- a CDS encoding FAD-binding oxidoreductase has translation MSDNALIAELRAACPNAVVWDEAELASRDPGFDQRNFGASALVRPADTEGVAALVKFCAARGLSLVAQGGRTGLTGAAATVAGQVICDLGALNRVEEIDPFARVAIVGAGTPLSMLQEAAAVHGLDPSIDLAARGSCTIGGMVSTNAGGIQAFRNGTMRHRVLGLEAVLPDGSVFSDLTRVLKTSAGYDLKHLFIGAEGTLGIVTRVALRLDPVAGASATALVGVPDAASAQRIVRHFLGATATRLNAAEILWQRFAAAMNRMLGFAPGQLPLDAPCLLVLELGADSVEAASDALEDGLAAIWEEAGIIDGLVATSVAQAEAIWRLREETEMIERMHHLPPSFDVSVPAGGLDAYVQRIEAELKRIDASYAPYVFGHLADGNLHISINTDGPVPHALHEAIEDVLYEGLQASGGSFSAEHGVGLDKRDAYERHADPVKQALARAIKGLIDPGNVMNPGKIISGE, from the coding sequence GTGAGCGACAACGCCCTCATCGCCGAATTGCGCGCCGCCTGCCCCAACGCCGTGGTGTGGGACGAGGCCGAGCTCGCCAGCCGCGATCCGGGCTTCGACCAGCGCAATTTCGGCGCATCGGCGCTGGTGCGGCCAGCCGACACGGAGGGCGTGGCGGCGCTGGTGAAGTTCTGTGCGGCGCGGGGTTTGAGCCTCGTCGCTCAGGGCGGGCGCACCGGGCTGACAGGGGCCGCCGCGACCGTGGCCGGCCAGGTCATCTGCGACCTCGGTGCCCTGAACAGAGTGGAAGAGATCGACCCGTTCGCCCGCGTCGCGATCGTCGGGGCCGGCACGCCGCTCTCGATGCTGCAGGAGGCGGCGGCCGTGCACGGGCTCGACCCGAGCATCGACCTTGCCGCGCGCGGCTCGTGCACCATCGGCGGCATGGTTTCCACCAATGCCGGCGGCATCCAGGCTTTCCGCAACGGCACGATGCGCCACCGTGTGCTCGGCCTCGAAGCGGTGCTGCCCGACGGCAGCGTCTTTTCCGACCTAACCCGTGTGCTCAAGACCAGCGCCGGCTACGATCTAAAACATCTGTTCATCGGCGCCGAGGGCACGCTCGGCATCGTCACCCGCGTCGCCTTGCGGCTCGATCCAGTGGCGGGGGCGAGCGCCACAGCACTGGTCGGCGTGCCGGATGCGGCAAGCGCGCAGCGCATCGTGCGGCATTTCCTCGGCGCCACCGCGACCCGGCTCAACGCCGCCGAGATCCTGTGGCAGCGCTTCGCTGCCGCCATGAACCGGATGCTCGGCTTCGCGCCCGGCCAGCTGCCGCTCGATGCCCCTTGCCTGCTCGTGCTCGAGCTTGGCGCCGACAGCGTCGAGGCCGCATCGGACGCGCTGGAGGACGGGCTGGCGGCGATCTGGGAGGAAGCCGGCATCATCGACGGGCTGGTCGCCACCTCGGTCGCGCAGGCCGAGGCGATCTGGCGGCTGCGCGAGGAGACCGAGATGATCGAGCGAATGCACCATCTGCCGCCTTCCTTCGACGTCTCGGTGCCGGCGGGCGGGCTCGATGCCTATGTCCAGCGCATCGAGGCCGAGCTGAAGCGCATCGACGCTTCCTACGCGCCTTACGTGTTCGGCCATCTCGCCGACGGCAACCTGCACATCTCGATCAACACCGACGGCCCGGTCCCGCACGCGCTGCACGAGGCGATCGAGGACGTGCTCTATGAAGGCCTGCAGGCAAGCGGCGGCTCGTTCTCGGCCGAGCACGGCGTCGGCCTCGACAAGCGCGACGCCTACGAGCGCCACGCCGACCCGGTCAAGCAGGCGCTGGCAAGGGCGATCAAGGGGCTGATCGATCCGGGCAATGTGATGAATCCTGGGAAGATTATTTCCGGGGAGTGA
- a CDS encoding BA14K family protein, whose amino-acid sequence MAILGGFVLTLAVFASGLAFATWLLAAKPAGMVAPSAGVAELWTRNAGPVGAASQALERLPSRPVPMDPKPSNAAKPEIGPEVTASIEPSAGDGQAEVLAAGEDSAQAAELPAAHVEWCASRYRSYRPDDNSYRSYSGEQRPCISPYIDAGATEQGYVKVRDTSMDAAAMDGYATTYQGWSGEDVSAEGASSGPSAGHVASCFSRYRSYRPEDNSYQPYDGGPRRQCE is encoded by the coding sequence TTGGCAATTCTGGGTGGCTTCGTGCTGACCCTTGCGGTTTTCGCCAGCGGCTTGGCCTTCGCCACCTGGCTTCTGGCCGCCAAGCCGGCGGGCATGGTCGCCCCGAGCGCTGGCGTGGCCGAGCTCTGGACCAGGAATGCCGGGCCCGTGGGCGCGGCCAGCCAGGCCTTGGAGCGACTTCCCTCCCGTCCGGTTCCGATGGACCCCAAGCCCAGCAATGCCGCGAAGCCGGAGATCGGGCCCGAGGTGACCGCCTCGATCGAGCCGTCGGCGGGCGATGGGCAGGCCGAGGTGTTGGCCGCCGGCGAGGATAGCGCGCAGGCCGCGGAACTGCCGGCCGCCCATGTCGAATGGTGCGCGAGCCGCTACCGCTCTTATCGCCCGGACGACAACAGCTACAGGTCCTACAGCGGCGAGCAGCGCCCATGCATCTCGCCCTACATCGACGCCGGCGCCACCGAACAGGGCTACGTCAAGGTGCGGGACACCTCGATGGACGCCGCCGCGATGGATGGCTACGCCACGACGTATCAGGGCTGGTCGGGCGAGGACGTCTCGGCCGAGGGCGCATCGAGTGGGCCTTCCGCCGGCCATGTCGCCTCTTGCTTCAGCCGCTATCGCTCCTACCGGCCGGAAGACAACAGCTACCAGCCCTATGACGGCGGCCCGCGCCGGCAGTGCGAGTAG
- a CDS encoding cold-shock protein, with protein sequence MNTGTVKFFNATKGFGFIELGNGQPDVFVHISAVERAGMRSLVEGQKVSFDVVKDNRNGKSSAENLQAA encoded by the coding sequence ATGAATACTGGTACCGTAAAATTCTTCAATGCGACCAAGGGCTTTGGCTTCATCGAGCTGGGCAACGGCCAGCCGGATGTCTTCGTGCACATCTCGGCCGTCGAGCGCGCCGGCATGCGGTCCCTCGTCGAGGGGCAGAAGGTCAGCTTCGACGTCGTGAAGGACAACCGCAACGGCAAGAGCTCGGCCGAGAACCTTCAGGCCGCGTAA